A DNA window from Streptomyces sp. 71268 contains the following coding sequences:
- the whiG gene encoding RNA polymerase sigma factor WhiG encodes MPQHTSGSERATVPPAARGAVRPPAPSSLEELWRSYKATGDERLREQLILHYSPLVKYVAGRVSVGLPANVEQADFVSSGVFGLIDAIEKFDPERAIKFETYAITRIRGAMIDELRALDWIPRSVRQKARAVERAYATLEAALRRTPSEVEVAAEMGIGLEELHGVFSQLSLANVVALEELLHVGGEGSDRLTLGDTLEDQAADDPVEVAEDRELRRLLARAINTLPEREKTVVTLYYYEGLTLAEIGQVLGVTEGRVSQIHTKSVLQLRAKLADVGR; translated from the coding sequence ATGCCCCAGCACACCTCCGGGTCTGAACGCGCGACGGTGCCGCCCGCTGCCCGCGGCGCCGTCCGGCCACCCGCGCCCTCGTCCCTCGAAGAACTGTGGCGTTCCTACAAGGCCACCGGGGACGAGAGGCTGCGGGAACAGTTGATCCTGCACTACTCCCCGCTGGTGAAGTACGTGGCGGGGCGCGTCAGCGTGGGGCTGCCGGCCAACGTCGAGCAGGCGGACTTCGTGTCGTCCGGAGTCTTCGGCCTCATCGATGCCATCGAGAAGTTCGACCCCGAGCGGGCCATCAAGTTCGAGACCTACGCGATCACCCGCATCCGGGGTGCCATGATCGACGAATTGCGGGCCCTGGACTGGATTCCCCGCTCGGTTCGGCAGAAGGCCCGGGCGGTCGAGCGTGCGTACGCCACGCTGGAGGCCGCCCTGCGCCGCACGCCCTCGGAAGTGGAGGTCGCCGCCGAGATGGGGATCGGCCTCGAAGAACTGCATGGTGTTTTCAGCCAGTTGTCGCTGGCCAACGTGGTGGCTCTGGAGGAGCTGCTGCACGTCGGGGGAGAGGGCAGCGATCGGCTCACCCTCGGCGACACGCTGGAGGACCAGGCTGCTGACGACCCCGTAGAGGTCGCTGAGGACCGAGAGCTACGCCGACTGCTCGCGCGCGCCATCAACACCCTGCCGGAGCGGGAGAAGACCGTGGTGACGCTCTACTACTACGAGGGCCTCACGCTGGCTGAAATCGGGCAGGTGCTGGGCGTCACGGAGGGCCGTGTCAGTCAGATCCACACGAAGTCCGTGCTCCAGTTGCGTGCGAAACTGGCCGACGTCGGGCGCTGA
- the dprA gene encoding DNA-processing protein DprA — protein MAPGPAATDGGALSRGPEPATEGIARQRVDDDERLARAALTRLTEPGDEVVGRWLRELGPVALYRALTGADEPPPGASDRRLAGCALRAARLDPAGDLAAMEVLGGRFVCPGDAEWPSQLDDLKDARPVGLWVRGAASLRMWALRSVAVVGARACTDYGAHVATTLGAGLAERGWVVTSGAAYGVDGAVHRGALSADGATIAVLASGTNVPYPRGHTELIDRVAEQGLVLAELPPGSHPTRSRFVLRNRVIAALTRGTVVVEAQYRSGSLVTARWAQRLGRCAMGVPGPVTSALSAGVHELLRGEALLVSDADEVVELVGSIGDLAPSRQGPVVGRDLLEAAAAQVLEALPARGTSDTRAVARDAGMSHDETLTRLYELLSLGFVERAGERWELAHPAHHGKSSRRGGS, from the coding sequence ATGGCCCCGGGCCCGGCCGCCACGGACGGCGGCGCCCTGAGCCGGGGCCCCGAGCCCGCCACGGAGGGCATCGCCAGGCAGCGGGTCGACGATGACGAACGGCTGGCCCGAGCCGCGCTGACCCGGCTGACGGAGCCGGGGGACGAGGTCGTCGGCCGTTGGCTGCGCGAACTGGGCCCCGTGGCCCTGTACCGCGCGCTGACCGGTGCCGACGAGCCGCCGCCGGGGGCGAGTGACCGACGCCTTGCCGGCTGCGCGCTCCGCGCCGCTCGCCTTGACCCGGCCGGCGACCTGGCCGCCATGGAGGTGCTCGGCGGACGCTTCGTCTGTCCGGGGGACGCGGAGTGGCCGAGCCAGCTCGACGACCTCAAGGACGCCCGACCCGTGGGGCTGTGGGTGCGCGGGGCGGCGTCGCTGCGGATGTGGGCGCTGCGGTCGGTGGCCGTGGTCGGCGCGCGGGCCTGCACGGACTACGGGGCGCACGTGGCGACCACGCTGGGCGCCGGGCTCGCCGAACGCGGCTGGGTGGTGACCTCCGGGGCGGCCTACGGGGTGGACGGAGCGGTCCACCGGGGCGCCCTCAGCGCCGACGGGGCGACTATCGCCGTGCTCGCCTCTGGGACGAACGTGCCCTACCCCCGTGGCCATACCGAGCTGATCGACAGGGTGGCGGAGCAGGGGCTCGTGTTGGCGGAACTACCCCCGGGCAGCCACCCCACGCGAAGCCGGTTCGTGTTACGCAACCGGGTCATCGCGGCCCTCACACGCGGGACGGTCGTCGTCGAGGCCCAGTACCGCAGCGGGTCCCTGGTCACCGCCCGGTGGGCGCAGCGGCTGGGACGCTGCGCGATGGGCGTGCCCGGCCCCGTGACCAGCGCACTCTCGGCCGGCGTGCACGAGCTGCTACGCGGGGAGGCCCTGCTGGTGAGCGACGCCGACGAAGTGGTCGAGCTGGTCGGCAGCATCGGGGACCTCGCGCCCAGCCGACAGGGTCCCGTCGTGGGGCGGGACCTGCTGGAGGCCGCAGCCGCCCAGGTGCTGGAAGCGCTGCCCGCTCGGGGCACGAGCGACACCCGGGCGGTGGCCCGGGACGCGGGGATGAGCCACGACGAAACGTTGACCAGGCTCTACGAATTGCTCTCCCTCGGGTTCGTCGAACGAGCCGGTGAGCGTTGGGAGTTGGCCCACCCGGCACATCACGGGAAAAGCTCGCGGCGAGGCGGTTCTTGA